The proteins below are encoded in one region of Parvicella tangerina:
- a CDS encoding T9SS type B sorting domain-containing protein, whose protein sequence is MNKHVLLGVFLWALFSLNIHAQQVQGKDGIITNPESMPSTFMGETVRLSSLPIDTTLNLPITKQPKIGYHDKDDWIVNPTVNPNALPKNGDPILQKDYNTIQNRSTQVGNWAGITTTTNPGDPTVDVGPNHVVQMMNGSSGARVQIWDKSGNTLAGPVNFSTLSSGGWSGLGDPIVLYDERADRWILTEFCNGCNDMYIAISTTPDPTGTYNTFSVTANSFPDYPKYSIWDNSYLITANEGTTTSSVYILDRTAMLAGGAPNAQRFTVPRFGTIGFQATTPVSLLGTAPSGSPAMLMRMRDDAWTGSASDALEIWELDIDWSNPGAATLSQTYTLPVSPFESELCGFTSFSCIPQPGGNDLDPLRELLMNRIMYRNFGSYEALVCAHVTDVDGTDHAGIRWYELRNTGSGWTIYQEGTYSPDAENRWMPTIGLSASGNIGLAYNVSSTSTHPEIRYTGRKECDPLGVMTETEVQLVDGTSNNNSNRWGDYNQMGVDPSDGETFWFTAMYNPNAQARTRVGAFTIDPCNPQVQFDNSTYSVNESDANTANGCLDYYTLDVPISIGIDPSQPADITVNVSGGSATQNVDYSISNANLTLDGSTLTGSVQVLIYNDNNTEGDETIILDYTLNANGGDATTGTINQTVTITIVDDDLDPLSMPGVTTTIYSEDFESGFGGVTTTNVSGATAFQLGNTGTTPNGAYNIPTDNTTQFAWIDDDDCNCNMNEVYLYLPSQDLSNYLSANITFDSYFEDNTYGGNNENADLVVSTDGGATFTTIAPLVASGIDVSWTQQSFDVSAYVGNSDVIFAIQYSDAGGWLYGCSVDNFELTGVQPIDIQTAVNTGSGQTANLGPNETVHFYDPTSGDVMMSIVNTSSFDYGCVTVEVDRDGTTPTALEFASATVSDYLHGKTYTVAPTNNNPSGTFDVTLYYKEAEVSAWETITGNNRNNLEIVKVAGNNAINDVTPANYTSYTIDNISATLGSFYSDVTLTASFTNGFSGFGAGIYNVTTVTVTHTASGVDPQCNGASDGSITFTPSGGTGPYEFSVDGGATWTSSNPVTGLAGGTYSTVVRDAGLNQSTPVSITLTDPAAINMSSSATNPNCSSGTGSITVTASGGTGTLQYSIDGGSTFQAGGSFTGLASGTYNIVVEDVNGCQATGSESIAIPTAINMSSSATSPNCSSGTGSITVTASGGTGSLQYSIDGGSTFQAGGSFTGLASGTYNIVVEDANNCQATGSESITIPTAVTVSSSSTVENCGNNDGSITISASGGTGAIQYSINGGSSFLPANTFNSLASGTYNIVVEDANGCQASTTETIGLNTGPTITSVSDTDPTCFGGNNGSITFSAAGVGTLQYSINGGSSWQPSNNFTGLSSGTYNLLIQDGAGCQLNVGTLTLNDPSQITYTASSTNEICGNGDGTLTLTAAGGSGSLQYSIDGGTSFQSGNSFSSLSAGNYNIVIQDALGCQTSGTENIGSTGGPTISNETSTDITCSGSTDGTITITASGTGTLMYSIDGGSSFSATSTFTGLPTGAYDIVVQDGNSCVTNGSTITLSSPSAVTYTATVTDASCGGSDGEIVLAGSGGDGSYQYSINGGSTFQSGGTFSGLSTGSYNIVVQDGSLCEGIGTTSVGSTSGPSISNESSTDVSCNGAADGSINISATGVAPLEYSIDGGSNYSTTSSFTGLSGGNYSVTVRDGNGCVTNGSIININEDAAITYVANISDATCGNNNGTITITASGGVGSYQYSIDGGSSFQSSGIFSGIGSNSYNIVVEDGNSCQTTGIETVNNVGGPSITSETATDISCNGANDGTISVVATGTATLEYSIDGGTTFGTSSLFSGLSAGTYNVVVRDGNSCTTSGTTLTISNPASIIYSASVSDASCGSSNGSITISASGGTGSLQYSIDGGSSFQSGGNFSGLGTGTYNIVVEDANGCQINGTESVGSTSGPSITNEVFTDITCNGDDDGTITISASGSGTLNYSINGGSTFVSSGVFTNLSSGTYNIVVRDGNGCVTNGSTINISEPSVISFTTNITDATCGVNDGEIIITAAGGTGSYQYSIDGGSNFQTGNTFSGIGTGTYSVIVEDANGCQQTSTAVVNSVPGPSIVSSAANDISCFGLTDGNITIVATGISPLSYSIDGVNYQSSGTFTNLDNGTFVVNIQDGNGCVTNTTNLTIGEPSAIAISSSTTDATCGNSDGAIALTATGGTGSLQYSIDGGNNFQPNGNFNAIMAGTYNIVVEDANSCQSTSSVTVINADGPILSSISTSDETCFGANDGSLTVLATGTPPITYSFNGGAYQSSGTYTGSTGNIDIDIQDGNGCILSTSGTINAATAISLIADSQNATCGMNNGSAVVTASGGTGVYSYLWNDDLAQTNNVATNLTAGAYQVVVTDGNGCEDSTSVVISSNSTMTVNVDVTHESCPGEEDGIIATEVTGGQAPYVYNWSNGDSTAVIENLAVGDYTLTVSDDDDCIVTLIIPIENEGGDCIHIPTAISPNGDGANETWVIGGLEDHPNATVEIYNRWGSLLFSSNDYQNDWDGTYNGENVSAGVYYYVIKLDEETTYTGSITVIR, encoded by the coding sequence ATGAATAAGCATGTTCTACTAGGTGTCTTTTTGTGGGCACTATTCTCGTTAAACATCCATGCGCAACAAGTGCAAGGTAAGGATGGAATCATAACGAACCCTGAATCAATGCCCTCTACCTTTATGGGAGAAACGGTAAGATTAAGTTCGTTGCCTATTGACACAACATTAAACCTGCCAATAACCAAACAACCTAAAATCGGTTATCACGATAAAGATGACTGGATAGTAAATCCGACTGTAAATCCAAATGCACTTCCAAAGAATGGAGACCCGATATTGCAGAAGGATTATAACACTATTCAAAACAGAAGTACTCAAGTTGGAAACTGGGCTGGTATTACTACGACCACGAACCCTGGTGACCCGACTGTTGACGTAGGACCAAATCATGTAGTTCAAATGATGAACGGCTCATCGGGAGCAAGAGTCCAGATTTGGGATAAATCAGGAAATACTCTAGCTGGGCCTGTCAATTTTTCTACCCTTTCAAGCGGTGGATGGTCAGGGTTAGGTGACCCTATTGTGCTTTACGATGAACGAGCAGATAGATGGATCTTAACAGAATTCTGTAACGGCTGTAACGATATGTACATTGCCATCTCCACTACACCTGATCCTACGGGAACCTATAACACGTTTTCAGTTACAGCAAATTCCTTTCCTGATTATCCAAAGTATTCCATTTGGGACAACTCCTATTTGATCACAGCCAATGAAGGTACGACAACCTCGTCTGTTTATATTTTGGACAGAACAGCCATGCTCGCTGGAGGAGCACCTAATGCTCAACGTTTCACCGTTCCAAGATTTGGAACGATTGGATTTCAAGCTACTACGCCAGTAAGTTTATTGGGAACTGCTCCTTCTGGTAGTCCTGCGATGTTAATGAGAATGAGAGATGACGCATGGACAGGTTCAGCGTCTGATGCTCTTGAGATTTGGGAACTAGACATTGATTGGTCAAATCCAGGCGCAGCAACATTATCTCAAACTTATACTTTGCCCGTTTCTCCTTTTGAATCTGAGCTTTGCGGTTTTACTTCCTTCTCATGTATTCCGCAACCTGGAGGGAATGACCTGGACCCACTTAGGGAGTTATTAATGAATCGGATCATGTACAGAAACTTTGGTTCTTACGAAGCACTAGTATGTGCTCATGTTACTGATGTGGATGGTACAGATCATGCTGGAATTAGATGGTACGAACTTCGAAACACGGGAAGTGGATGGACAATATATCAGGAGGGGACCTATTCACCAGATGCCGAGAATAGATGGATGCCAACTATTGGTTTATCTGCTTCAGGTAACATTGGTCTTGCGTATAACGTTTCCAGCACCTCTACTCATCCTGAAATAAGATATACAGGAAGAAAAGAATGTGACCCTTTGGGTGTGATGACGGAAACAGAAGTTCAACTTGTAGATGGTACATCCAACAACAATTCGAATAGATGGGGAGATTATAATCAAATGGGAGTTGACCCTTCTGACGGAGAAACATTTTGGTTTACAGCTATGTATAATCCCAACGCTCAAGCCAGAACCAGGGTTGGTGCCTTTACAATTGACCCCTGTAATCCTCAAGTACAATTTGACAATAGTACTTATAGCGTTAATGAATCTGATGCAAATACCGCTAATGGCTGTCTCGATTATTATACGCTTGATGTTCCTATCTCTATTGGTATTGACCCTTCTCAACCAGCAGATATTACGGTCAATGTAAGCGGGGGATCAGCCACTCAAAATGTGGACTATTCAATTTCTAATGCGAATTTAACACTTGACGGAAGTACCTTAACAGGAAGCGTTCAAGTATTGATTTATAACGACAATAATACTGAAGGAGACGAAACCATAATCCTAGACTACACATTGAATGCCAATGGTGGAGACGCTACAACTGGAACGATCAATCAGACTGTTACAATAACGATTGTCGATGACGATTTGGATCCACTTAGTATGCCTGGTGTTACTACTACTATTTACTCAGAAGACTTCGAAAGTGGGTTTGGAGGTGTTACAACAACGAACGTTTCTGGAGCTACTGCTTTTCAATTAGGAAATACTGGAACAACTCCAAATGGAGCCTACAATATTCCTACAGATAACACTACCCAATTTGCATGGATAGATGATGATGATTGCAACTGTAACATGAACGAAGTATACTTATATTTACCTTCGCAAGATCTTTCCAATTACTTATCGGCCAATATCACCTTTGATTCGTACTTTGAGGATAATACCTACGGTGGTAACAATGAAAATGCAGATTTAGTTGTCTCTACAGATGGAGGTGCTACGTTTACAACTATCGCTCCTTTAGTAGCATCTGGAATTGACGTCAGTTGGACTCAGCAATCGTTTGACGTTTCAGCGTACGTTGGCAATTCTGACGTTATTTTTGCTATTCAGTATTCCGATGCTGGAGGATGGTTATACGGATGTTCCGTTGATAATTTTGAGTTAACAGGGGTGCAACCTATTGATATTCAAACAGCAGTGAATACAGGTTCTGGTCAAACAGCGAATCTTGGCCCTAATGAAACTGTTCATTTCTACGATCCAACCTCTGGAGATGTGATGATGTCCATAGTGAATACATCTTCATTTGATTATGGATGTGTAACTGTCGAGGTGGATAGAGATGGTACAACTCCAACTGCATTGGAATTCGCTTCAGCTACAGTTTCAGACTATCTGCACGGTAAAACCTATACAGTAGCTCCTACAAACAATAATCCGTCTGGTACGTTTGATGTCACCTTATACTATAAAGAAGCCGAAGTGTCGGCCTGGGAGACGATTACAGGGAATAACAGGAATAATTTAGAAATCGTAAAAGTTGCTGGTAACAATGCTATAAATGACGTTACTCCAGCAAATTACACTTCTTACACGATTGACAATATCTCAGCAACGCTTGGTTCTTTCTATAGTGACGTAACACTTACAGCCTCATTCACCAATGGGTTTAGCGGTTTCGGAGCTGGTATTTACAACGTTACTACCGTAACCGTAACACATACTGCATCTGGAGTTGACCCGCAGTGTAACGGGGCTTCTGATGGAAGTATCACCTTCACACCTTCAGGAGGAACTGGTCCTTACGAATTCTCCGTAGATGGAGGAGCTACCTGGACTTCTTCAAACCCTGTCACAGGTCTGGCAGGTGGAACCTACTCAACAGTAGTTCGTGATGCTGGACTGAATCAATCAACACCCGTTTCAATAACGCTTACTGATCCCGCTGCAATAAACATGAGCTCCTCTGCAACCAATCCTAACTGTTCTTCTGGAACTGGATCAATCACTGTCACAGCTTCGGGAGGAACAGGAACGCTGCAGTACAGTATTGATGGTGGATCTACCTTCCAAGCAGGAGGATCATTTACTGGACTAGCATCTGGGACATATAACATCGTAGTAGAGGATGTAAACGGTTGTCAGGCTACTGGTTCTGAATCAATCGCTATCCCTACTGCAATAAACATGAGCTCTTCTGCAACCAGCCCTAACTGTTCTTCAGGAACTGGATCAATCACTGTCACAGCTTCGGGAGGAACAGGATCGCTGCAGTACAGTATTGATGGTGGATCTACCTTCCAAGCGGGAGGATCATTTACAGGACTAGCATCTGGCACATATAACATCGTAGTAGAGGACGCAAACAATTGTCAGGCTACTGGTTCTGAATCAATTACTATCCCTACTGCAGTTACTGTTTCGTCTTCATCAACAGTAGAGAATTGCGGAAACAATGATGGAAGTATAACTATCTCTGCAAGCGGTGGCACAGGAGCTATACAATATAGTATTAATGGAGGATCTTCATTTTTACCTGCAAATACTTTTAACTCTCTAGCCAGTGGTACTTACAATATCGTTGTTGAGGATGCAAACGGCTGTCAAGCATCAACTACAGAAACTATCGGATTAAATACAGGACCAACAATAACATCGGTTTCTGATACTGACCCTACTTGTTTTGGGGGTAATAATGGCTCCATTACATTCTCTGCTGCTGGAGTGGGAACACTACAGTACAGTATCAACGGTGGATCAAGCTGGCAACCATCAAACAATTTCACAGGTCTTTCCTCTGGAACGTACAATCTTCTTATTCAAGACGGAGCAGGGTGTCAACTAAATGTAGGTACGCTCACGCTTAATGATCCGAGTCAAATTACCTATACGGCTTCGTCTACAAATGAGATTTGTGGTAACGGAGATGGAACCTTAACACTAACAGCTGCCGGAGGTTCGGGGAGCTTACAGTATAGTATTGATGGTGGAACATCATTCCAGTCTGGAAACTCCTTTAGCAGTCTGTCAGCGGGTAATTATAATATCGTGATACAGGATGCTTTAGGTTGTCAAACTTCTGGAACTGAGAATATCGGATCAACTGGAGGTCCTACTATATCTAATGAAACAAGTACAGATATCACTTGTAGCGGATCAACAGATGGTACGATCACCATTACTGCTTCTGGAACTGGAACATTGATGTATAGCATCGATGGTGGATCAAGCTTCTCAGCCACAAGTACGTTTACAGGCCTCCCAACAGGGGCTTATGATATCGTTGTGCAAGATGGCAATAGTTGTGTGACGAACGGCTCTACGATTACATTATCCTCTCCTTCAGCAGTAACTTACACAGCCACGGTGACAGATGCTTCTTGTGGTGGAAGTGATGGAGAAATTGTTCTCGCTGGTTCAGGAGGTGATGGATCATATCAGTATAGTATCAATGGAGGATCCACATTTCAATCAGGAGGTACTTTCTCTGGTTTGTCAACAGGATCTTATAATATCGTTGTGCAAGATGGATCTTTGTGTGAAGGAATAGGTACGACATCTGTTGGATCTACAAGTGGTCCTTCTATTTCTAATGAATCAAGTACTGATGTGAGTTGTAACGGTGCGGCCGATGGTTCAATTAACATCTCTGCGACAGGAGTTGCTCCCCTTGAATACAGTATTGACGGAGGTAGCAATTATTCAACGACCAGTTCATTCACAGGACTATCCGGAGGAAACTACTCTGTTACTGTAAGAGATGGTAATGGCTGCGTGACCAATGGTAGTATAATCAACATAAATGAAGATGCTGCGATCACCTATGTTGCCAACATTTCGGATGCAACGTGTGGGAATAATAATGGAACGATTACCATAACCGCTTCTGGTGGTGTTGGGTCATACCAATACAGTATTGATGGAGGTAGTTCATTTCAGTCTTCAGGAATATTTTCTGGTATAGGAAGCAACTCCTACAACATTGTTGTTGAAGATGGCAACTCATGCCAGACTACGGGTATTGAAACGGTGAATAACGTTGGAGGACCATCTATTACAAGTGAAACGGCAACTGATATTAGTTGTAACGGAGCTAACGATGGTACTATCTCAGTTGTGGCAACTGGTACAGCTACATTAGAATATAGTATCGATGGCGGAACAACTTTCGGAACTTCAAGTCTATTTTCAGGGCTCAGTGCAGGCACCTACAACGTTGTTGTTAGAGACGGTAACAGCTGTACAACATCTGGTACAACACTGACCATTTCTAACCCCGCTTCCATTATTTATTCAGCATCTGTTTCTGATGCATCGTGTGGAAGTAGTAACGGAAGCATCACCATTTCCGCATCTGGAGGAACAGGATCTCTTCAATACAGTATTGACGGAGGCAGTTCATTCCAATCAGGAGGAAACTTTTCTGGATTAGGCACGGGCACATACAATATTGTTGTAGAAGACGCTAATGGTTGTCAAATAAATGGAACTGAATCTGTAGGTTCTACTAGTGGTCCATCAATTACGAATGAGGTATTTACAGATATCACCTGTAATGGAGATGATGACGGAACTATTACGATATCAGCCTCTGGGTCTGGAACGCTCAATTATAGCATTAATGGAGGATCAACATTTGTAAGTTCAGGAGTGTTTACTAACCTATCCTCTGGAACATACAACATCGTGGTTCGAGACGGAAATGGCTGTGTTACTAATGGCAGTACGATCAATATTTCTGAGCCGTCCGTCATCAGCTTCACAACTAATATTACAGATGCCACGTGTGGTGTAAATGATGGGGAGATCATTATAACGGCTGCTGGCGGCACGGGAAGCTATCAGTACAGTATTGATGGAGGTAGTAATTTCCAAACAGGAAATACATTTAGTGGAATTGGTACAGGAACCTATAGTGTAATCGTTGAAGATGCTAATGGGTGTCAGCAAACAAGTACAGCAGTTGTAAACTCGGTACCTGGTCCTTCCATCGTTTCATCAGCGGCAAACGATATTAGTTGTTTTGGTTTAACTGATGGAAACATTACCATTGTGGCAACAGGTATTTCGCCTCTTTCATATAGTATTGATGGTGTTAACTATCAATCTTCAGGAACTTTCACGAATCTGGACAATGGGACGTTTGTAGTGAATATTCAGGATGGAAATGGATGCGTTACGAACACGACTAATTTAACCATTGGAGAGCCTTCTGCCATAGCAATCAGCAGCTCAACTACAGATGCGACATGTGGTAATAGTGATGGTGCAATAGCACTAACAGCTACAGGGGGGACAGGATCACTTCAATATAGTATTGATGGTGGAAATAACTTCCAACCAAACGGCAACTTTAACGCTATTATGGCAGGGACTTACAACATTGTTGTAGAGGACGCAAACTCCTGTCAATCCACAAGTTCAGTGACCGTAATTAATGCAGATGGACCTATTCTATCGAGTATTAGCACGTCAGATGAAACATGCTTTGGCGCTAATGACGGAAGTCTAACTGTATTAGCAACAGGAACTCCACCTATTACATACTCCTTTAATGGAGGAGCCTACCAAAGCTCTGGAACTTACACGGGTAGTACAGGTAATATAGACATTGATATTCAAGATGGAAATGGTTGTATACTCTCCACTTCTGGGACAATCAATGCTGCAACAGCCATCAGTCTAATTGCAGATTCACAAAATGCAACGTGCGGCATGAACAATGGTTCTGCGGTTGTTACAGCATCTGGAGGAACTGGAGTTTACAGCTATTTATGGAATGACGATTTAGCTCAAACGAATAACGTTGCTACAAACTTAACCGCTGGGGCCTATCAAGTCGTAGTGACAGATGGAAACGGTTGTGAAGATTCTACATCTGTCGTTATTTCAAGTAACAGTACAATGACTGTAAATGTCGATGTCACACATGAATCTTGTCCAGGCGAAGAAGATGGAATAATCGCAACTGAAGTAACAGGTGGTCAAGCACCTTATGTTTATAATTGGTCAAATGGAGACAGCACTGCTGTGATAGAGAACCTTGCCGTGGGTGATTATACTCTGACGGTTTCTGATGATGACGATTGTATTGTTACTCTTATCATTCCAATAGAGAACGAAGGAGGAGATTGCATCCATATTCCTACAGCAATTTCACCAAATGGTGATGGTGCAAACGAAACTTGGGTTATTGGAGGTCTGGAAGATCACCCCAATGCAACTGTTGAGATTTACAACAGGTGGGGATCACTGTTATTCTCAAGCAATGATTACCAAAACGATTGGGATGGAACCTATAATGGCGAAAATGTAAGCGCAGGAGTCTACTACTATGTAATAAAGTTAGACGAAGAAACAACTTATACAGGATCAATAACCGTGATTAGATAA
- a CDS encoding PorP/SprF family type IX secretion system membrane protein, which produces MKKFIYTTIALGLSYLSFGQQLTFNSQYMLNPYLINPAAAGTNEKVNIATSFRQQWAGFNDAPRTQMIAFNMLAGDNMGVGGTIYNDVTGPLRNIGLTGSYAYHLDINNDSKISFGLSLSLTQHVLDANSFVLNDEVDATLNSGNMKSLNPDAAFGVQYFGEKFHIGIAAPQLIENKYKFGNDFEEINRHVRHYYLTGAYRFEINNELEIEPSNLLKYTPAAPFQFDINARLIYSKAMWVGLSYRDRASMVAMVGMERGQFKIGYSYDYVVSNIRNYSGGTHELYLSFVIKQGSSRSSFGHGSVQ; this is translated from the coding sequence ATGAAGAAGTTTATTTATACAACAATTGCTTTAGGGTTATCTTATTTATCCTTTGGGCAACAACTAACTTTCAACAGTCAATACATGTTAAACCCCTATTTAATCAACCCAGCTGCGGCAGGGACTAACGAGAAAGTAAATATCGCTACAAGTTTTAGACAGCAGTGGGCAGGTTTTAATGATGCTCCACGAACACAAATGATTGCGTTTAATATGCTTGCAGGTGATAATATGGGTGTTGGCGGAACGATTTATAACGATGTTACTGGTCCGTTGAGAAATATCGGATTAACTGGCTCTTACGCCTATCACCTGGATATCAATAATGATAGTAAAATTTCGTTTGGGCTGTCGTTGAGTCTTACTCAGCATGTTTTGGACGCCAATTCATTCGTCTTGAACGATGAAGTTGATGCCACACTCAATTCAGGAAATATGAAATCGTTGAACCCTGATGCTGCATTTGGTGTGCAATATTTTGGGGAGAAATTTCACATTGGAATAGCTGCCCCTCAATTAATTGAGAATAAATACAAATTCGGCAACGATTTCGAAGAGATCAACAGGCATGTTCGGCATTATTATTTGACGGGTGCTTATCGTTTTGAGATCAATAATGAACTTGAAATTGAACCTTCTAACCTACTTAAGTACACTCCTGCAGCACCGTTCCAGTTTGACATCAATGCGAGACTGATTTACAGTAAAGCTATGTGGGTTGGATTATCTTACAGAGACAGAGCCTCTATGGTTGCAATGGTTGGAATGGAAAGAGGTCAGTTCAAAATTGGTTATTCTTATGATTATGTGGTAAGTAACATTCGTAACTATTCAGGAGGAACACATGAGCTATATTTGTCATTTGTGATTAAACAAGGATCTTCGAGATCTAGTTTTGGTCACGGAAGCGTACAATAA
- the ytxJ gene encoding bacillithiol system redox-active protein YtxJ, whose translation MGWFKKSTSSDERQSINWRVLKDMEGLDMYNDLSFETPVVFFKHSTRCSISSMAKDRLERDWAYEKEEVIPVYLDLITYRDISNKLSELYGIDHESPQILLVKNGKCIHTSSHSSIDPKKLSLHIG comes from the coding sequence ATGGGATGGTTCAAAAAATCTACTTCTTCGGATGAAAGACAATCGATAAACTGGAGGGTTTTGAAAGATATGGAAGGTTTAGACATGTATAATGATTTGTCTTTCGAAACACCTGTGGTCTTTTTTAAGCACTCTACAAGATGCTCGATCAGTTCGATGGCTAAAGATAGGTTGGAGAGAGATTGGGCTTATGAGAAGGAAGAGGTTATACCTGTTTATCTTGATTTAATCACCTACAGAGATATCTCAAATAAGCTTTCAGAATTGTATGGTATCGATCATGAATCACCTCAGATTCTATTGGTGAAAAATGGCAAGTGCATACACACCTCATCGCACAGTTCAATTGATCCCAAAAAGCTCTCTTTACACATTGGTTAA
- a CDS encoding CotH kinase family protein: MRYLLFILSLSYLSILGQVNPDLFNDRYPESGMYATELKIVPKEGEKVYYSTTGSLETDDIHWISSELIVDDTKSYLFRIKSDEIDTIIHRSYHFDYYSKLPIISISINPEDLWNDTTGIYVKGKYAYWSDSTGHWENCNYQKKWEKEVFATYIDTNNTVGFSQRCGLKLFGESTRRQPDKSMKLIARGEYGNNRFSYPIFSQKPMQEYKQLAIRTSGNDYNGSRFKDVLSAHLARNIGIDYMAFQPANLFVNGEYWGVYNLREKVNEHFIAGNYEVDDDSVNIIMGRWVRQEGSSEDYMKMYYWFESLDTMDHEAFEIAKQFLDLRNYINFRVFQIYINNKDSRGNIRYFNISGAQPQFKMILYDTDLGYGKYSWNFLEGCMSRTLTGWYNPTWSTMYLTKLMQHPEFKNDFVTQFAHLMNTVFERDSMLASIEYLENIYKDELPKSSSDRPAHLKKVIFPTEKWMDDVNSLKSYAKLRPKVMWTHLQEVLNLDDTYWLTFVNDSSSSGGMISINDNYPLALNFKGRYFKNIPLTIKAIPDSGYHFIGWNDNDTNSSYQLLTDKDTIMLYPKFEKNKLPATASEKPIEVSNKNTAIQGDYFTQFISEYEVLLTWISLIIMAVGILLLVLYFILK, translated from the coding sequence ATGCGCTATTTGTTGTTCATACTATCACTTTCCTATTTATCAATTCTAGGTCAAGTAAATCCTGACTTATTTAATGATCGATATCCTGAGTCTGGCATGTATGCCACTGAATTGAAGATTGTTCCCAAAGAAGGCGAAAAAGTTTACTACTCTACAACTGGCTCTTTGGAAACTGATGATATTCATTGGATCTCCTCTGAATTAATTGTTGACGATACAAAATCTTATTTATTTCGAATAAAATCAGATGAAATAGACACGATTATCCATCGTTCTTATCATTTTGACTATTACTCTAAACTCCCCATCATTAGTATTTCGATTAACCCCGAAGATCTTTGGAACGATACAACTGGAATATACGTCAAAGGCAAATACGCTTATTGGAGTGACTCAACCGGTCATTGGGAGAATTGCAATTACCAGAAAAAATGGGAAAAAGAAGTTTTCGCCACCTATATAGACACCAATAATACAGTTGGATTTTCGCAACGATGTGGACTTAAGTTGTTTGGAGAAAGCACAAGAAGGCAGCCAGACAAATCCATGAAACTAATTGCACGAGGTGAATATGGTAACAATCGTTTTTCCTATCCTATTTTCTCTCAAAAACCGATGCAAGAGTACAAGCAACTTGCCATCCGAACCTCAGGAAATGATTACAACGGTAGTCGTTTTAAAGACGTACTCAGTGCTCATTTAGCAAGAAATATCGGTATAGATTATATGGCCTTTCAGCCCGCAAATCTTTTTGTTAATGGGGAATACTGGGGTGTTTACAACCTGAGGGAGAAAGTAAATGAACACTTTATTGCTGGTAACTACGAGGTTGATGACGACAGTGTGAACATAATAATGGGTAGATGGGTTCGTCAAGAGGGAAGCAGCGAAGATTATATGAAGATGTATTATTGGTTTGAATCTCTTGACACCATGGATCATGAAGCTTTTGAGATTGCAAAGCAATTCCTGGACCTGAGAAATTACATCAATTTTAGGGTGTTTCAGATTTACATTAACAACAAGGATTCGAGAGGAAACATTAGATACTTCAATATCTCTGGTGCTCAACCACAATTTAAAATGATCCTTTATGATACGGATTTGGGTTATGGCAAGTACAGTTGGAATTTTCTGGAAGGATGTATGTCGAGAACACTCACTGGATGGTACAACCCAACCTGGAGCACCATGTACTTAACAAAGTTAATGCAACATCCAGAATTCAAAAATGACTTCGTGACTCAGTTTGCTCATCTTATGAATACCGTTTTTGAAAGGGATAGCATGCTCGCCTCGATTGAGTATCTCGAGAATATCTATAAAGATGAACTTCCCAAGTCTTCATCGGACAGACCAGCACATTTGAAAAAAGTAATTTTCCCCACTGAAAAATGGATGGATGATGTGAACTCTCTGAAGTCCTACGCAAAACTCCGTCCGAAAGTCATGTGGACTCATTTGCAGGAAGTGCTTAATCTTGATGACACTTATTGGTTAACGTTCGTCAATGATTCAAGCAGCTCAGGAGGAATGATCAGTATTAATGATAACTATCCTTTGGCGTTGAATTTTAAAGGAAGGTACTTTAAGAATATTCCGTTAACAATTAAAGCCATTCCCGATTCAGGCTACCACTTCATCGGATGGAATGACAATGACACAAACTCATCCTATCAGCTGTTGACGGATAAGGATACCATCATGCTTTATCCAAAATTTGAGAAGAATAAACTACCAGCTACGGCAAGTGAAAAGCCTATTGAAGTCTCAAATAAGAACACAGCAATTCAAGGGGATTATTTCACTCAATTTATCTCTGAATATGAGGTTCTCTTGACATGGATTAGTCTTATCATAATGGCGGTAGGAATATTACTCTTAGTACTCTATTTCATTTTGAAATAA